agatttttaatgaaaCGCTAATAagtttgaaaaaagaaattcgATTCTTCCTTGGCTTAGTATTGAAGTAAAAATAGCACAAAATAAAAGCACCGTTATCTTACAAAAATAtgtctataaaatataaatatattcatttcTATGCTTCTATCGTGTATTTCTTTTATCTTTTGCATATCTAATCAGTAGATTGATTGAGCAAAGATAAATATCTTCAAATTCACTTGTGTGAAGTGTTTTAATATTGGCTGATTTACAAGAGGTTTATGATTTTATTGagtacaggcactcctgtgatAAATCCTTCAATATCTCCTCATCTACAACACATATTTTAGTGATTTCTTTAATGAGAGTTGAAGAATAATTCAAGGAATATATGAATCAAGATTTTGATCATCAGCTTAGATATTGGCTGTTTTACAAGACatgaatagtttttattaagaataggCACTCCtgtgataaatataccaatagctCCTCATCTACTGCATTAATATCAATGATAGTTAAAAAATTCCGCGATGCAAGAATCACACTATTTTGATCATTATGTGTCtggatattattaatttatttccgCCCGCAAGACCTCAGTTTATCAGGCGTGTCTATGTATGTTACCTCTTTTTGAAAGAAAGACTATAGTCAAGcgaatgtaattattttaaattgtttatggtTCTAAGGTCTAGGAAGTGGTACTTCCTAGTATGGTGGTATTCCTACTATGGTGGATGAGCGAGTGTTTCTtagctataaaaaataaatttaacacttTAGGTATGACTTTCTAGCTcctatattactttatttacattttctttatagATAACTTATCTTTATAAGGAACAAAGACTATTTAGGTGCCCATTTTGGTCTAAATATGACACAGTTTCTATCACCGGACGATTTAGTAAATATtacatgtttaaaaaataatcagacCATAGACAATAAAATTCAGTAAAAAGCCTATTATTTTACCATACAGTACTAGTCTTACCGTACCAATAAGcatatattataaaagtttaaaaacaaaacttctACTAAATCTTATAAATATAAACGCCATTATCGTATCAAAACCCTTAATTAATCTATAAACCACATCttccaattattattattaattaactcatTCTACTTCGACATCAATCTTCTCCTCCTTTCCGCACTCCTCCTCACACTCGTCCGTCCTCACCAAAGCTCCGAGAGGCTGACAAAAACTCGCGCAACTCACAGGACTGATCGACTTCAATTGTTTACTgggtttctttaaaatttcctcTATCGAATACGGGTTTTTCTTTGGTTCCTCTTTGGTTGCCGCCTTGCCTTCCTCACTGGAACTAGGCGAACATTCTCCCACAGGTTGGTAAGGGATAACCAGGTTGCCGAAACCTCCCCAGGCGGTGGGGGTTGGTGGAACATCTGCTGCAGGACTGCTGGTGACCACGTGCAGTTGGTGGTGTAAGGAGGGTAAACGGGTGGTCGGTGGGTAGGATGAGGGTTCGCTGCTCGGCGAGAAGTACGAGAGGGTGGTGGAGGGATGTTTGGGGTAGAAGTCCGTGGCACGGATGGTCGGATCTGGAAAAAAAGGTGGTTTTATTACTCAGAAAAAACagtcttatacagggtgtttggaaggtgagtagccaaacggaaTAGGCGAggttactggctatttaaaacgcatagtattttttgtttttcctcaaatttaaggagtaatatattttttcctttttttattagattttccccgtttttttactttaaccttcaattttgttttagtttttgacCAACATGgtgcacaattaattttattttaaagactaatgttgtctcattcagatttaggtaataactgagaaaaatatttaaagaaaaactaagagtggagtaacaaacttcctcaaatcaatagaaaaaaaaatgttacgtcaattttacaatggaaaaaataataaatgtacgAAAAAAACGATGTTCAAATTAGCTTAGCCATCAGAAATTACGTATGGCATTATTTCTATAAATCCGCGCTTTAGTTATGACAATAtctgtatttaaaacttttttcaaaaactaaagaaaatatgcagaacttcacaaatgccaaaAATGAACACCAAgtcaagatgacatcagctttcgCCTGTGGcgttcaaattttttagaagcggttttaggaataagaatgttaaacatttttttttctttaaagttgttatttttgcgcttagaataacatatatctatttcaactttttatttttaatacaaaatctaacatcaaatttcctcttttgagaacgcgtgtaaacttgacaacagagaatcgataaatatgtttctaaacaaaaaacacccctcttgcccctgtgcacatattgaacttaaacaaagttgttgtttaagTACTATTCTAGCCTAAGAACATAAGTCATCGACTTAGTTGAAAGAAAGAGCAAAAAGGTGCCCGAAGGAAGTGAAACATGTCtctaatgaaaataaaacaaaccaaagttcaattgcctggaaaatggTCGTATTTTCAACCTCACCTGATCCATGTGAGCTCCTAGGGCCATGTCCCGACATCAACTCCTGATCCGTCCAAACTCCGCTGTTCCTCAAAATCCTGTTTACCGAACTGACTGACGGGATATTGTGCGGCTCGCACACCCGCTGCGAGATCAACTGTTCCCGGATTTCCCACGCGAACATTCCCGGATTTTCCTGCTTGAATCGCAGGATTTTTTTCACTACTGTCGGCGTCGCCACTTGCTGCaaaccaaaaaacaaaatgcaaactctatattttaattcttagtCGGTTCGTATATGATCTCccctcaaacaaaaaaaaaaagcgaAATCGGTGTCCATCAGTTGAGCCCTATATAATACAGCCCTTATTTACGGTGTCGTGTCGTCCTTCTTATCTTGTCCGGCCGTTTATATCCGCCCTTTAAAGGGCCCTTTTTTACATGGAGGTTACAcgataaacattattttattgttttttcacGATTGCCCAAGCATGATGTCTGTTAATAATGTGGGGAAACGGAGGGTACTGGGGGTAATTTTCgtcactcatattttttttttttgagatgtTTATCGGGTCTACAACCGTTAGTTTTAACGTGATGGGAAGTTGGGTGAATCTTCTTTATATAAGTCACAGTGGGTGTTAATAGGTATGCAAATTATGCAATATAAGAGATTCATGTGGTTATATGAGGTCAAATAGTGAATCCATTTTTCAATCAGTATTTCTAGAATTATCTTCGAGAAAACagggttttaaaattactttttaaatatgtatgtacGTTTTTTCcggatatttcaaaaattgtatctatgaaatttttaggtaaattacaTACTCGTATGTGGTGGCAGATATAAAGATTAGGGagatttgtaataaataataatttgtgagaaagtttaaatattttttccaaaaaaattattttgaactaaaaatgcataaaataaaacaatttaactgAAGGTTTTTGTCCTTTTAGTGGAAttcctaaatttaattttagaaataaaaaaaaataaaccaagaatTTCTTCAagtttcttgaaattttaaggAGGAATTTGTGCACTGCAAAATAGAAGATCAAAAATTCTCTTTcgttcaaatattttaaaaatttttaacatttttcgtAGAACAAGAAGTTTTCAgcaattttatatacttttggaaaatttcgcattttttttccaatttgatTCGATTTTTGcactttgcaattttttttgaaacatttctgctggaatattttaattttttttaacattccttttaaaaaacttctgttattttattaacatttttatacgaatttttatattgaattttatataaattttttatttggagtttaaataacagtaaaaaaattaatctatcACTT
The sequence above is a segment of the Anthonomus grandis grandis chromosome 12, icAntGran1.3, whole genome shotgun sequence genome. Coding sequences within it:
- the LOC126743006 gene encoding paired box pox-neuro protein, which gives rise to MPHTGQAGVNQLGGVFVNGRPLPDCVRRRIVELALLGVRPCDISRQLLVSHGCVSKILTRFYETGSIRPGSIGGSKTKQVATPTVVKKILRFKQENPGMFAWEIREQLISQRVCEPHNIPSVSSVNRILRNSGVWTDQELMSGHGPRSSHGSDPTIRATDFYPKHPSTTLSYFSPSSEPSSYPPTTRLPSLHHQLHVVTSSPAADVPPTPTAWGGFGNLVIPYQPVGECSPSSSEEGKAATKEEPKKNPYSIEEILKKPSKQLKSISPVSCASFCQPLGALVRTDECEEECGKEEKIDVEVE